Proteins from one Mesotoga infera genomic window:
- the rsmA gene encoding 16S rRNA (adenine(1518)-N(6)/adenine(1519)-N(6))-dimethyltransferase RsmA, with amino-acid sequence MAKDSVNIRLNTALGQNFLKNDRIARKMAEFIDLPVGSTVIEIGVGSGILTRVLLERGFAVVGFELDRRFVEVNHKLEGPACKLIYEDFLKADLGSIPDYVAYVANIPYYITSPIIERIMFEGPRFSSALLMVQKEYAERLTASAGTKEYGVLTVNVNTFATVRELFQVSRSEFIPHPEVDSTVIELRLLERLEELPDRDGYRAFIRHCFSQRRKKLTNNLKSLIDSPDELLLSCGIDTSVRAEELSINQFKKLYSLYTLQREAGHGPENRSDREPGSL; translated from the coding sequence TTGGCCAAAGATAGCGTGAATATCAGACTCAACACGGCTTTGGGACAGAATTTTCTGAAAAATGACAGGATCGCCAGGAAAATGGCCGAATTCATAGACCTACCAGTTGGTTCTACCGTCATAGAAATAGGCGTAGGTTCGGGAATATTGACCAGAGTCCTTCTAGAACGCGGCTTCGCCGTTGTAGGTTTCGAACTGGACAGAAGATTCGTTGAAGTCAATCACAAGCTAGAAGGACCCGCCTGCAAACTGATATACGAAGATTTCTTGAAGGCCGATCTCGGTTCTATTCCCGACTATGTAGCTTATGTCGCGAACATTCCTTACTACATAACCTCACCAATAATCGAAAGGATCATGTTCGAAGGCCCGCGTTTTTCAAGTGCGTTGCTCATGGTGCAGAAGGAGTATGCAGAAAGACTGACTGCGTCAGCCGGGACCAAAGAATACGGCGTTCTCACAGTAAACGTGAATACCTTCGCCACGGTCAGGGAGCTTTTCCAGGTTTCAAGAAGCGAGTTTATACCCCATCCAGAAGTGGATTCTACGGTCATAGAGCTTCGACTCCTGGAAAGGCTTGAAGAGTTGCCCGATAGAGACGGTTACAGGGCTTTTATTAGGCATTGCTTTTCTCAGAGAAGGAAGAAGCTAACCAATAACCTCAAGTCCTTGATTGACTCGCCCGATGAACTTCTCCTCTCCTGTGGAATAGATACCTCGGTAAGGGCCGAGGAACTTTCGATAAACCAATTCAAGAAGCTTTATAGCCTTTACACCCTTCAAAGAGAAGCCGGGCATGGGCCGGAAAACAGGAGCGATCGTGAACCGGGATCTCTTTGA
- a CDS encoding sigma-54 interaction domain-containing protein yields MGRKTGAIVNRDLFDRILNFLMEGIIVIDATGKIIFINEEALKIVGLTRDRAENRLIIDTIPNTRLHIVLQSGTPEINRIQYLGDKTIVTSRFPLMDESGKVYAAMAIFRDMTNVEKMAEEVINHKEMESLLTGIIDATYDAISVADEKGKIVLVNKAYTRITGMSAEYVIGKMATVDIAEGSSLHMEVARIREPVFNAKLKVGPGKKDVIVNVTPLLVKGKFKGSVGVIHDISEIERLAKELEDARRLLRYVKAKYTFDDIAGSSPLMKIAKEQARKVSRTRATVLLNGQSGTGKELFAHAIHNSSDRRDANFISVNCAALPETLLESELFGYVEGAFTGAIRGGKKGLLQEANGGTVFLDEVGKMNLSVQSKFLRFLQDHEIKPVGGNKSVKLDVRIIAATNLELDKLVEEGRFLSDLYYRLNVVPIVIPALKNHLEDIPEIVHTIIMRLNQEYGRMVERIEPAALNLLQKHDWPGNVRELENVIGRAIINMEPDEHTIKTSHLQGLSVVSERRDLLPEGDLEKMMSDYEKRVIVAALDKNDWNKTATAKELGISIRNLYYKIERYGIRDNKGSG; encoded by the coding sequence ATGGGCCGGAAAACAGGAGCGATCGTGAACCGGGATCTCTTTGATAGAATACTCAACTTTCTGATGGAAGGCATAATAGTCATCGATGCCACTGGTAAGATCATTTTCATAAATGAAGAGGCTTTGAAAATAGTCGGACTCACCAGAGACAGGGCAGAAAACCGCCTCATAATCGATACCATACCCAATACCAGATTACATATCGTTCTCCAGAGCGGCACTCCCGAAATAAACAGGATTCAGTATCTGGGGGACAAAACTATCGTAACCTCCCGCTTCCCTCTTATGGACGAGAGCGGAAAAGTCTATGCCGCTATGGCCATCTTTCGCGACATGACGAACGTGGAAAAGATGGCCGAGGAGGTCATCAACCACAAAGAGATGGAGTCTCTTTTGACCGGCATTATCGATGCCACCTACGATGCGATATCTGTCGCCGATGAAAAGGGCAAAATTGTGCTGGTCAACAAGGCTTATACTAGAATCACAGGCATGAGCGCAGAATACGTCATAGGAAAGATGGCCACTGTCGACATTGCAGAAGGGTCGTCACTACACATGGAAGTGGCGAGGATCAGAGAACCCGTCTTCAACGCGAAATTAAAAGTCGGGCCGGGGAAAAAGGACGTCATAGTGAACGTAACTCCGCTTCTTGTCAAAGGAAAATTCAAAGGCAGCGTTGGAGTAATCCATGATATATCGGAAATTGAACGACTCGCAAAGGAACTCGAAGATGCAAGACGACTTCTGAGATACGTAAAAGCCAAATACACCTTCGATGATATCGCCGGCTCCTCACCGCTCATGAAAATTGCGAAAGAACAGGCCCGCAAAGTATCCAGAACGCGCGCCACCGTACTACTGAACGGGCAGAGCGGAACCGGAAAGGAACTCTTCGCACATGCCATACACAACTCCAGCGACAGACGCGACGCAAATTTTATCAGCGTCAATTGTGCAGCCCTTCCCGAAACCCTGCTCGAGTCGGAACTGTTCGGTTATGTTGAGGGAGCCTTCACCGGTGCCATACGCGGGGGCAAGAAGGGGTTGCTTCAGGAAGCTAACGGTGGAACGGTCTTCCTCGATGAAGTTGGAAAGATGAACCTCTCGGTGCAGTCGAAGTTTTTAAGGTTTCTTCAGGACCACGAAATCAAGCCTGTCGGCGGAAACAAATCAGTGAAGCTAGACGTTCGGATAATCGCAGCGACTAACTTAGAGCTCGACAAACTGGTGGAAGAGGGGAGGTTCCTCTCAGACTTATACTACCGGCTCAACGTGGTGCCTATCGTAATCCCAGCGCTCAAAAATCATCTCGAAGACATACCCGAAATAGTACATACAATAATAATGCGCCTCAACCAGGAGTATGGCAGAATGGTTGAAAGAATCGAACCGGCTGCATTGAATTTGCTTCAAAAGCATGATTGGCCCGGAAACGTAAGGGAGCTGGAAAACGTCATAGGCAGAGCCATCATCAACATGGAGCCAGACGAGCACACAATCAAAACATCACACCTTCAGGGACTCTCTGTCGTATCGGAAAGACGCGATTTACTGCCGGAGGGCGATCTCGAGAAGATGATGAGTGACTACGAAAAGCGAGTCATCGTTGCCGCGCTGGATAAAAACGACTGGAACAAGACTGCGACAGCCAAAGAACTGGGAATAAGTATCAGGAATCTATACTATAAGATCGAAAGGTACGGAATACGTGACAACAAAGGTTCCGGATGA